The following nucleotide sequence is from Bacteroidota bacterium.
ACATTCAAAGGTTTTCTTATTTTCAGGGGAGGCACCCAGGAACAATGGAGATATATCAATGGCCCATTAGGAAATATCACCGGCTATGTGCATGCAAAGGATGACCATGTATGGGTAGGTTCTGGCGGCTTTTTCTATCCATATGCAAACGGAGCAGCCTATCATTTTTTCAACGAAAATTGGTTCACCCTTTCTCCTGCTAACGCTGAGGAATTGGCAGGTATTGGAAATTTCAACCGCTTTACCTTTCATCCTAACAACATCAACCATGTGTATGCAAGCGCTTATCGCTATGCACTTTTCGAAATTGTAGACGAAAAGGTCGTAGCAAGGCACGATCGCACCAACACCCCTTTGTTTGCCGATAAAATACCTGCCGAATTGGGTGTGCGCATAATGAACATGGCTTTTAATTACAAGGGCGATTTATGGACGGTGATGGAATCGACACCTCAACCAGTGTTTATATTGCGAGAAGACAAACAATGGGTACAACCTCAACTTGTCTCTCCCATTTTTCAGTCGGCCAGCAAATGGCGTGATCTGATCATAACCCAAACCAACCAGGTATGGTTGCTCGACGATCGTAACGGCATTGTAGTAATTCAGGAACTTTCCGATGGTAACAAAAGAGAGAAATATTTTACAATAAAGAACCAGGATGGAGAGTTTCTATCTGCTGGCTATTGTTTGGCAGAAGACCGCGATGGCAACGTATGGGTTGGCACCAACAAAGGTCCAATTGTGTATTCCTCCAGTAACCAGCTTTTTGACGAAACCGAAGTCATAGGCAACCAGATTAAAATACCACGCAACGATGGCACAGGCCTGGCTGACTATTTGCTAGACTACGAGATAATTAACGATATCGCTGTAGATGGTGGCAACCAAAAATGGCTGGCCACTGAAAATTCAGGTGTATTTCTGGTTTCGCCGGATGGAAAAAAAACCATTCATCAGTTTACTTCCGAAAACTCACCGATTATTTCAGACAATGTGATAAGTGTAGATGTACAGCAAAAAACCGGCGAAGTATTTATCTCCACCAACAAAGGTTTAGTAGCATTTATGGGCGTTTCAACAATAGGCAATGAAGAATACAGCGATGTATATGTATACCCTAATCCGGTGCGACCAGATTATGAGGGTGAAATTACTATATCGGGTCTGGTAGAAAATTCGGTAGTGAAGATTACCGACATTTCGGGTAACCTGGTTTTTGAAACAAACTCTTTGGGAGGAAAAGCTGCATGGGATGGAAAAAATTTTTCAGGCAATAGAGTAAATACCGGAATTTACCTTGTATTTTTGGCTACCGAAGACGGAAGTAAAACCCACATCACCAAACTGGTATTTATTCACTAAGCTCCTATGCAAGCATTCTGGGACAACAGGTATAGCCTCGATGGATATGTCTATGGCGAAAATCCAAACGAATTTTTTGCACAAGAGATTCAGGGATTGACTCCAGGCAAGCTTTTGCTACCCGGCGAGGGAGAAGGCAGAAATGCAGTGCATGCCGCCCGGCAATGTTGGAAGGTTTGGGCATTCGATTTTAGCAACAATGCTCACGACAAGGCACTTAAACTGGCTCATCACCATTCTGTTACAATTAATTACCAGGTAATTAGTTATGCCGATTATATTCCTGCAGAAGCGATGTTCGATTGCCTTGCTTTAATTTATGCCCATATTACAGATGGTAATCGTCAGCTTTATCACCAAAAAATGCTTAAAAGCCTTAAACCAGGTGGAAAACTGATCTTAGAAGCTTTTTCGAAGAGTCAAATTCAGAATAAAACAGGCGGGCCACAAAACATCGATTTTTTGTACTCGAAAGAAGAGCTTGCTGAAGATTTTAAGGACTTACAACAGCTACAAATCAGCTATCACCAGCTCGAATTAAACGAAGGTGAATTTCATAATGGTAAGGCAGATGTGATCAGGCTGACTGGTATCAAGTAGTTTTATTCCTTTTCTTTTTCTTCCGATAATACTTAATTAAGAGCAAGGCAAGTCCTGCAAGTAAAAAGAGGGGCCAGACATAAAACAGGCCTACAAATACGCCCACTAAACCTTTCCATCCGGTATGCAAGGCTTTTACTAGCCTTTCAAAAATGTTTTTCTGCAACTCAGGTTCGTACTGATAAGCAAACTTCTGATAAAAATTCAGGTATACCGTGCTATAATTGACTCTATTCTGCAGATAGCGCAACCTGCCTTCCACAGACTCTATCTCTTCACGAAGTTTGCGTAACTCTGTTTCCACTTCCAGCACTTCTTTAATGGTTTTTGCCTGCTTTAGTATTTCGTAATAACGTTTTTCCGCTTCGCGTTTGGTTTTTAGCCTACCTTCCACATCGATGTATTCTTCGGTCACATCCTGGGCTGTGATGTTTTTATACTCGAAACGCCCCGGCAAGGCACTTATATCGCTTAGAAGTTGGTCGAAATATTTGCTTTCGACCCTTATTGTAAGATTGTTAGAGAGCTGGACATTGGAATGACTTTCGCTTTCATTTACAAGGTAGCCCTGGTACTTGCGGATTATTGTATCTAGGTTCTGGCGGGTTTTATAATAATCCTTTACTTCGAAACCAATGTTGGCCTCCCTGATAATTTTCAGCACCGGTTCTTGAACCTGCTCGTCAGAAGCTGGTGATTCCTTGGCTATAGCTTGCTCATTGCCCATAGCAGGCTCTGCCATAAGGGCCATATCTTGTTCGGCAAGGTTTTTAGTGTGTGGAGAGCTGCAGGCAAAAACCATTGCAGAAATCAGGTAGCTGATAAATAGTTTCATAATATTCTGTTTGTACTGGAAAAATTACTCAATTTTTCCAGAATGCAGAACGGGTGCATTGAAAATATTTAAGCCCTTTAGAAAGTGATGCAAAATCCCATAGCAACTGGGTAAAGCTCTGGGCCATTCTCGTCGAGAAATAAACTTACAGGGTAGTAATTCATGTACACTTTCAGAAGTTTATAGCCAATGCGTCCGGTAACAGCATAACGAAAAGGCCGCAGGTAATAATCGCCACGTAAATTTTCTTTTCGCTTGTTACCATTTTCGGTATAAGTATATTTTGTGTTGGCGCCCAGTTTCAATCCTCCTATTACTCCAGCCGATACATACATACGATCTTTTCGGGGTCCATCGAAAAATTGAACCTCAAACAACAATGGAACAGTGAGGTAGGTAGTCTGAAAACGGTTTTTATTTAAATCCTGGGTAAGGTTTTTTGGCTCTATTTGTTGAGTTTGTGTATTTTTTACAATGGTGTTGGAGTGCGAAAAATGATAATTAGACCATTCGATACCCATACCGGTCACTGCGCCAAAATAGGAGCTATGAATGGGTAAACTGTATTGGATAAAATTGAGGTTAAAATTCCAGGAATTATTGGTGCTAATGTCCATAAATTCGGTTTCGGTTGAGCGATTCAGTGAAAAATTAGCATCAACGTAGTTATTCATGCCAAATTCAAAACCGGCCCAATGACCTCTGAACCGTGATGATTCTTCGAAAAGTTTTGTATCAAAGTCAAACCCATCTTCTTCATCCTCATTATCTTCTTTCTCTTCGTCTTCTTCCCATATTTTCACGTAGGTACTGTCGTTAATTTCAATGATTTCTACATTCTTTTTTCCAACTGTAAAATAGCTGGTATCGGCTAACGTTGAAGTTGTATCTGCCTTAAAAGAAACAGTGTCCTGAAATACTTCGATTGAAGCAGAATCGGTAGATGGTTCGCTTGCATACCCTGTTAAAAGTAAACACAAGGTAAATAAACTAATTAGAACGATTTGACGGTACATGGCTTCTGGTTTAATGTTTTTCTGTAAGACGCCCTTAACGAAGGGATGTTACAGGTGGGCATCTTTTTCTTGAAGCAATATTGAATAGAATATCAATTGCTTCTTACTTTTCGCTTGATTGTAAAGCTTTCCGATGATATGGCAAAAGCTATAATTCGGCCCTCTTCGTCGGTTTCGGATTCGAACTGAAGGTTTGCCTCGGTTAGCTGGTTAAGGCTGTTTACTCCTTTTTCCAAAACCTGGTTCACAGATAGTTGTGTGGTTTCGTCAAGTATTTCGGCACTTTTTTTCTGAAAGAGGCTCCAGGCCATTTGAGGGCGGTTTGGTTGTTCCTGCTCAATTACAGACTCTTTTGCAGGTGGAATTAAAATTGTTTCCTGCATGGGAGTTTGGCTTTTCACTCTGCTAATTTCTATCCGGTTCGCAGGTATAAAAACATCCTGTTCGCCGGTTGTATCAACAACTTCTTCCGAAATCTTATCAGCAAGTATTGTTTTTTTTGACAAAGCCATCGACTGGGCAATTTCTTTATTTTGCGGACTATCCATGCTAATCTCCTTCTCTGCTTCAGTTTCTGAGATGTTCTTGGCTACAGAATTTGACTCTGCCAAATCCGGTTTATTGCCCCAGGTTACATCCTGCACATTTCTCGATTGGTTAACAAAAAACCAACCGGCCAGGAGCAAAATGGAAGCGGCGGCAGCAAATGAATAAACAAGTGCCCTTCGCTTATTTGTTAACAAGATGTATTTCTCCTGACGGTAAAGTGCTTTCTTCTTTTTATATCTATCGCTAATTGGTTTTACTTTTAGCTTCTCGTACAAATAAAAAACTGGCTTGTATTCCTGATTTTTTTCGATGAATTCTTCCAGTGTTTTTTTTGTGTCTGCATCCAGATCGCCCTCGTGGTAAGCAATGCAAAACTCTTCGATGGTAATTTCATTAATGGCTATGGAATAAAAATCTTTCTTAAGGTATCTAAAGTTTTTAGCATATAAAAGATCTGGCACAGAATCTGAATGGGCTCGCAAAAGTTCTATTTCAGCCATAATATCGGGGTTCTGAGCCAGAAAGAGCATAAACATGGCTCCATCGGCTACATCGAGCGTTCCTTCGATGTAAGATACTGCCCAACTTTCGTAATTATCGCGTGTAATGTCCATGTTAAATCACGTTTTCAAGCGAACCAATATAATTCTTCAAAAACTGACGGGCCCTGTAAATATACACCTTCACCTGGCTTTCGTTGAGCCCCGTAATGGTTTCAATCTCCTGATAGTTATACCCTTCATAGTCGCGTAAAAGCACCACCGAACGCTGAATGGAAGGAAGTAAATCAACTGCCTTTTGGATCACTTCCCCTAAATCGGAATAGGAATCGGTTCTTTTGTCGCAGACATAAGCAGCCTCTTCAAGTTCTTCGTTCCGATGGCTTTTTCGGATTGAATCAATCATAGTGTGATAAGCGGTAGTAAAAAGGTAGGACTTTGCTTTTTGGTAATTTACTTCGGTATAATGCTTCCAGAGCTTTTCGAAACTATCCTGCACCATGTCTTCTGCAAGCACAGCGTTCCGTAGGTTCTTCAGTAAAAATCTGTAGATACCATCGGCATAGAGTTCTACACAAAGGTTGTATTCGGCTAGGGTCATTTGCGCGCAATTTCAAATACTATGACGCTCTTAAGTGAATAAAGTTACAGCCAAATAAAATTTAAGCTGGAAAATTTTTATCGGATTTTTCCTTTTGATAGAGGGAAAATACCAGATAGGCATCTTTTAACACTAAAAATAAGCAGGATCTTACCGGAACCATCCGAATTTGAGTGAAACAAACACTCCGGGCGAAGCAAAATCTGATGCAGTGTATGGGCTTACTATTTCGCCGGTATTGTAAAAGAATTGGTAGTTGATTCCGGCACCAAGTTTAAAGAAATATGAAAAATTCATTTCCAACTCCAGTGTGGGCACAATTACATACACCAGGTCGCCGGTTTTTGTAAGGGGTTCACTGTTCAGGTCTTTAGGCTTTTCGCCTATTTTTCCCCATCCCATTTGTGTATGCAACACGGGATGTATGGCTTTGTGGGGTTTGAAGGTATAACCCATCCAAAGACCTCCGTGGCCATATGTCATGTAATAATTCGGATTGCCCCTGTATTCGGTTTGGGTGGTTTTGCCCATTCCGTAACCGCCAAAAAAGAAATTGTTAATTACCACGGCACCTCCACCACCCATCATATGAACAAACTCGTCGTCGATTCTGGTAAAGCACATAAGGGGTGCCATAAATCCACGTACTTTAGCTTTGCCATCAGGGTTACCAATGGTTTCAAAAGTATCAGATTGAGCTTTGATACCAGATAGAATTAAGAGAAGCAAAAGAGCCGTAAATATTTTCTTCATTTCTACAAACAGCTGTTCAGACTTATTGGCAAAGACATAATCAGTAGGCCAAGGGTTGCACAATATATAAAAAAACCCGGAAAAATCCGGGCTTTTTAGAAGCATTTAAGCATTTTAAAAGAAGCTCCCTGCAACATACAGCGAAAGCATCTAAAAAAGTCCACCTTCTAGGAATTCATACATCGCAGTATTCAACTCATTTATCCCGATAAGCTCCGGTATCGGGATCAGTTCGACTAAATAATTTTAAGGCGTCTTCGACTTTTAAAAATATGTCTCACTGATTAAACAATGAGCATGGCATCGCCATAGGTGCCAAAACGGTATTTTTCCTTGATGGCAATTTTGTAGGCTTCGAAAAGGAAATCGAAACCGGCAAATGCCGAAACAGTCATCAATAAAGTGGAAAGGGGCAAATGAAAATTCGAAATCATGCTGGTGGGCACGCTAAACTCGTAAGGCGGAAAAATGAATTTATTGGTCCATCCATCGAATGGTTTCAGGAATCCCTGGGTAGAAACAGAGCTTTCAAGGGTGCGCAGCACTGTAGTGCCAACGGCGCAGATTTTACAATTTTCTTCCCTGGCCTGGTTCACAATTTTCACCGCACTGTCGGGAATAATGATGCGCTCTGAATCCATTTTGTGCTTGGTGAGGTCTTCCACATCGACCGTACGGAAATTGCCTAAACCCACATGAAGGGTTATTTCAGCAAAGTTGACTCCTTTAATCTCGAGGCGTTTCAATAACTCTCGACTAAAATGCAATCCGGCAGTTGGGGCTGCCACAGCTCCTTCGTGTTTAGCAAATACAGTTTGATAACGGTCTTTGTCTTCGGGTTGAACCTGACGCTTAATAAATTTAGGAAGCGGAGTTTCGCCCAATCCATAAAGGGTGGCCTTAAACTCATCATAACTGCCATCGAATAAAAAGCGCAAGGTACGTCCGCGCGAGGTGGTATTGTCAATTACCTCGGCTACCAGCGAATCGTCTTCGCCAAAATAGAGCTTATTGCCTATTCTAATTTTGCGGGCCGGATCGACCAGCACATCCCAGAGTCTTTGTTCTTTGTTGAGTTCGCGCAGAAGAAATACTTCGATTTCGGCTCCGGTTTTTTCTTTATTTCCATAGAGACGTGCCGGGAATACTTTTGTATTGTTAAACACCATTACATCGCGCTCGCCAAAATAATTCATAATATCCTTGAACACATGATGCTCGATGGTTCCTTTTTCACGGTTCAATACCATGAGCCTCGACTCATCGCGATTGGGGGTTGGATACAAGGCAATCAGCTCTTCGGGAAGGTTGTACTTATACTGCGATAACTTCATATTTTATATTTATTTATTGGTCTTTATTAAAGTGCCCTTTATACGTAAAAAGGCTATCTGGGTTACAACAATTTTATGTTTTTTTCAAAATCTTCCAGTTTCATGGCATCACTAAGCTTGTATGCCCCTACAGCCGTGCGTACCAGTGCTGTAAGGTGCGCTCCCGAATCCAGCTCAAGCCCGAGGTCGCGTGCCAGTGAGCGAATATAGGTTCCCTTGCTGCACCGGATTCTAAACCTTCCAACCGGAGCCTGGTAATCGAGCAATTCAAACTCATGCACCGTAACTTCCGATGGTTTCAGTTCTGCTTCGATACCTTGTCTGGCCAATGAATAGGCGCGAATACCGTTTACATATTTGGCTGAAAAAATAGGTGGTACCTGCTGTATGTTACCTATAAAATTTTCCAGCTTCTCTCTTATCTTTTCGGCATTTATTCCTGCCGTATCAAAAGTGGCATCAACTTCCGTTTCGAGATCGAAAGAAGGAGTGGTTTCGCCAAACTTTATTTCGGCCACATACTCCTTGTCGAACCCGGTAAGGTTGGCAATTTGTTTGGTAGCCTTTCCGGTGCAAATAATCATCAGACCTGTTGCCAGGGGGTCGAGGGTTCCGGCATGACCAACTTTCAGCTTCTTCCAGCCAAATTTCCTGCACAACAGCCAGCGCACTTTGCCCACCAACTGAAAGGAAGTCCATTGAAAAGGTTTATCAAATAAAAGAACTTGTCCGCTACTTATGGATTCGGAATCAATTATGGGTATCATTTAGTTAGCCCATCATGTTTAAATCCACACCAAAAGCCAAAAGTAGAATAATTATCATCCCTACCACTATACGGTACCAGCCAAAAATTCGAAATCCATGCTTTGTAAGATAGGTAATAAACCCCTTTATGGCCAGCAAGGCTACTACAAAAGCAACCAGGTTGCCAATGAGCAGGACATCGATATTTTCTTTGGTAATAAATTGATAGTTTTTATAAAGTTTGTATGCCGAGGCCGCAAACATGGTAGGCACTGCCAGAAAAAACGAAAATTCTGCGGCCGCTTTACGGTCGAGTTTTTGGCTCAGCCCACCTATGATGGTAGCGGCCGATCGTGAAACGCCGGGTATCATGGCAATGACTTGAAAAAACCCTATTTTAAGTGCTTTGGGATAAGTAATCTCGTTTTGAACAGGTTTTTTAAACCAATTGTCGACAAACAAGAGCACCACTCCGCCTGCCACAAGCGATATGGCTACCACCAGCACACTTTCGAGTAATTGGTCGATTAGGTCGATAAACAAAAATCCAATCACTGCAGCAGGCAGGAAAGCAACAATTAGTTTCAGATAAAAACTAAACGATTGCAAAAACCTGCGCCAGTATAAGACCACTACCGAGAGAATGGCTCCAAACTGAATGTTCACAATGAACATTTTTACAAAATCGCTCTCTTCGATGTTGAGCAATTTTTGTGTGATAATCATGTGCCCGGTAGATGAAATCGGCAGAAATTCTGTGATGCCTTCTACGATGGCAATTATAATGGCTTTTAATATATCCATGAATGCGTATTTATGCCAGTTAGTCTGGCAATAGATAAATGATTTCGGGAATTATTATTCTTTTGGTTTTTTCATGATTGCCCAAATAACGAAAATAAAACCACTCAGCACCACAATGGGCGCAAGGGTAATACGGCGAAATGAAAAAACTTCTTCGGCATTAAATATTGTTGGATCTTCGGAAGCCCCTCCCATCATGAGTATGAAACCCAATAGAATTATTCCCATGCCGATGAGCAGGTATTTATAGTTTTCTTTGCCCAGAGCGAAGCCGGTTTTTGTTGTGCTTTGTTCTACTTTTTTTGCCATGTGTCAGGAGTAAAGTTTATCTGTTTTTATATGAATGTAGCGCGTTACCGCTAAATAGGTCGAGAACCAATTGAGCAACAAACCCAAAAAAAGTACAATGGCGTACAGAGCCAATAAAAGCTTCAGGTCGGTTAGTTTAACCATGCCTTCTACTTGTTTCTGTATAAAATAAATCATTGCCGTAAGCAGGCTGATGGCTACCAGGGCACTTACAAAGCCCTGCAACAAACCAGCCAGCAGGAATGGTTTTCGGATATACCCCGGAGTGGCTCCCACCAGTTGCATGGTACGAATGAGAAAACGTTTAGAATACACCGAAAGGCGCACTGTATTGTTGATGAGTGTCAGGGCTATAAGAAACAGAAAGGCGCTGAAAAAAAGAATAAACAAGGATATTTTTTTTACATTCTCGTTCACAGCCTGTATCAGGTTCTTTTGGTAATATACTTCTTTGATTCCTTCAAACTCCTTTAAATCGTTTTCGATTACAGCAATACTATCGTTGTTGGCATAAGAAGCATAAAAGTTCACTTCGATGGTAGGCAGAAGTGGATTGTACCCCAGTGTGGTGAGAAAATCCTCTCCTAAAGCTTCCTGCAACTCCACAGCTGCCTGTTCCTTGGTAATGTATTTGGTTTCTTTTACATAGGGGCGCGCATCGAGGGCCTTTTGAATGCGGAAGATTTCTGCTTCGCGAAGTTGTTCGCTGATAATTACTTTAAAGTGGATATTTTCCTTGACGTAATTGCTTAGGCGGTTTGTATTTAATAACAAAACACCCACAACACCCAGGAGCAACAGCAACAACGATATACTTATGGTGGAAATGATAAACGAACTGCGTAGTCTTCTATTCTCTAATTTTTTCAGGTTCCCTTTGGGCATAGCTCATGCAAAATAAGCCACAAAAATAGAAAGAAATAAATACCAACAAGACTTTTGCGTATTTAAAATATGTTAATACGGCTGTCACCAAGAAATATAGCGGCCAATATGATTATGTCAGATTTATAAATAAGCAGTAAGAATTCTTTACCTTTATCAATCTTAAAAAACCTGTGCAATGACCCTACAGCAAGCCCAAACTGAAGTAGACAAATGGATAAAAACCTATGGCGTACGCTATTTCAGCGAGCTTACCAACATGGCCCTACTCACCGAAGAGGTGGGCGAACTGGCCAGTTTGGTGGCACGCACCTATGGCGAGCAATCTTTTAAAGCAGGTGAGCCGGAAGGAAAAATTGCCGACGAGATGGCCGATGTATTGTGGGTGCTGCTTTGCCTTGCCAACCAAACAGGCGTAAACCTTACCGAAGCTTTTGCAAAGAACATGGAAAAGAAAACCCAACGCGACTCGGATAGACACCTGAAAAACAAAAAACTCAATTGATTTATGGATAAAATTACACGGCTCTGCTCAGAAATTATCAGCTACAACAGGCCAGCCCGCGACAAGGAGAATCTTATGCTTCTCTATTCGCTACTCGATTTAACCAACCTCAACAGTACGGCCACCGACGAAGACATTTCGGAATTGTGTAGCCAGGCTTCGCAGACCCTGCACAAGCAGCAAGAAATTCCCCAGGTTGCAGCCGTATGCATTTATCCGGTGTATATAAAAAAATGCAAGGAATTGTTAGCCAACACCCCGGTAAAAGTCGCTGCCGTAAGCGGCGTGTTTCCGCATGCCCAATCGTTTGCCGAAGTGAAATACCTCGAAACAGAAATGGCCATTGCCCATGGTGCCGATGAAATAGATATGGTGCTAAATCTCTCGGCTTTTCTGAATAAAAAAGAATCGGTGGTTTTCGACGAAATTAAAGCCATGCGCCAGATTTGCGGCAAACACCATTTGAAAGTTATTCTGGAAACTAGTTTGCTGAAAGACTACAAACTTATCGAAGAGGCTGCCCGTATTGCACTTGAAGCAGGCGCCGATTTTATAAAAACTTCTACCGGCAAGGATGGCTCTGTAGCAAGTTTGGAAGCTGCCTATATCATGTGCAAAACCATCAAAGATTACTACCGCGAAAATGCCTTTATTGCCGGATTTAAACCCGCAGGAGGAATATCGGAAACCAACATGGCACTCAATTACCTGGCCATTGTGGCCGAACTTCTCGGCGAAGAATGGCTTTTCCCGGAACGATTCCGTATTGGTGCAAGCCGCCTTGCATTGAATCTGCTCCAGGACCTTGAAGAACTGGAAAAATAATTCCCTTTTCCCAACTTTATCGAATTCAAACCGTAAGTGTTGGTAATTATTTGGCAAACTGAAAATCAATTTGCCTCTTGTATGTTACCTTTGCAGCAATTATTGTAACGCTTATGCCATTTAAGCAGGCCGATTCAACTCAAACCACCCCCGACACCCTGCCCCAGGTTGTCAACGTGCCTGAGCAAATCGATTCGGCTCTTCCACCATCCAACGTCAAACCCCAGCAGCCTGCAATTGCCTTAAAATCCCCTTCTATTACAACAACTCTAGTCCCGGATACTACCCAGAGTATAGGATTAGCGGCCGATAGTCTTGTCACCGATAGTTTGCCAGTGCAGCCAGAGCCAAAGGAAGAATGGATTGTGCTTTATCCGACAATTAAGAATGAAGATAGCAGCCGGGTAATGATTGCCAATAACAGTTTTACCGGATTTGGTAATTCTACTGCAAAAACAAAAATGCGTTTTGAAAAACTGCCCTCGAACCTGCTGGCAGAAAAAGGCTGGGGCCTGGGACTATTCTTATTGGCAGTGATACTGCTGGTAACTTTGCGTAAAAATTACGAAAAATACCTTCAATCAGTTTTCAATTCAGCAGCCAACCTGCAAATTTCCGAAAAACTTCTGCGCGAACGTAACGTACTGGTAAAAAGAACTTTCTTCTTTCTGAATGCCATTTTTGTAGTAGTGATGGCATTGTATCTCTACCAGGCAGTTAAATACCTGCAAGGTAGCAATGACTCTGCCAATTTTTTATTCTACCTGATTTTGCAATTCTCGTTCATTCTTGTTTTGCTCTTGCGCATTGGGGCTATACTGCTGCTGGGGTACCTTTTCGATGCCAGGCCGGTTTACCGCGAATACATGCACAACACCTTAATCCTCAATAAAGTATTGGGTATTTTTCTTCTTCCGCTTGTATTGGCTTTGTTTTATATACAGCCCGCGCTATGGGAAGGGGTTTTTTTCACCGCCACAGCAATTATCGCTCTTGTGCTCGTATACAGATACATCCGTGCTTTACAGATTATATTCAAACACAAAGTTTTTTTATTATATAGTATTTTATACCTTTGTACCCTTGAAATTTTGCCTGTTCTGGTGGGTATTAAAATTGTTGTAACGCAGAGGTAGCAGAGAAAAATAGGAGGATTTAAAGAATATGAAAATAAAAAATATTCTCGTTTCACAACCACAACCTTCGTCAGACAAGGATCCGTACTTTGAAATTGCCGAAAATCACAATGTGAAAATTGAATTCAGGCAGTTTATTCATGTCGAAAGTGTGCCAACCAAAGAATTTCGAAAACAGCGTGTGAATTTTCTCGATTTCACAGCAGTCATTTTCACCAGCAAAACTGCCATCGACAATTACTTTCGCATTGCCGGTGAAATGCGAACTACCATTCCGGATACCATGAAGTATTTTTGCACTTCGGAGTCGATTGCGCACTACCTGCAGAAATACATCGTATTCAGAAAACGGAAAATATTCTATGGCAAGGGTCGCTTTGTCGACATCGTGGAATTACTCGATAAGCACAAAGGAGAAAAATACCTGGTGCCCCTATCCGACCAGCACAAGAAAGAAATTCCGGAGTTGCTGGGAAAGTACAAGGTAAACCATAAAATCTGTATTTTATACAATACCGTTAGCAGCGATTTAACCGATCTATCGATTATCAATTACGATGTATTGGTATTTTTTAGCCCTTCGGGAATAAAATCGCTGTTCAAGAACTTTCCAGATTTTCAGCAAGACGAAATTAAGATTTGTTCTTTCGGAAACTCCACTGCCCAGGCCGTAAAAGATGCAGGATTAAGACTCGACCTTCAGGCTCCGCTGCCCGAAGCCCCTTCGATGACCATGGCGCTGGACCAGTTTATACGCGAACAAAACAAGAAGAAATAAAAAAACCCCCTCGGAAATTACGAGGGCACTGAAAAAGTATCAACTTATTTAAGTAATTCTCTAAAAGATAACTGGCAAGTGAAGACAATATCTTCATTTGCCAGTTTCTTTTTAAAGAACGAAATGCAAATTTTCTGGTAAAAAGAGCTTTTAAATTCTTTTTGTAATGAGGGTAGATGTAATTTGAGGCTGGAGTCCCCTGTTAATTCATTAATTTGAGGATTCTTTTGAG
It contains:
- a CDS encoding uroporphyrinogen-III synthase, with translation MKIKNILVSQPQPSSDKDPYFEIAENHNVKIEFRQFIHVESVPTKEFRKQRVNFLDFTAVIFTSKTAIDNYFRIAGEMRTTIPDTMKYFCTSESIAHYLQKYIVFRKRKIFYGKGRFVDIVELLDKHKGEKYLVPLSDQHKKEIPELLGKYKVNHKICILYNTVSSDLTDLSIINYDVLVFFSPSGIKSLFKNFPDFQQDEIKICSFGNSTAQAVKDAGLRLDLQAPLPEAPSMTMALDQFIREQNKKK
- a CDS encoding DUF4271 domain-containing protein; translation: MYVTFAAIIVTLMPFKQADSTQTTPDTLPQVVNVPEQIDSALPPSNVKPQQPAIALKSPSITTTLVPDTTQSIGLAADSLVTDSLPVQPEPKEEWIVLYPTIKNEDSSRVMIANNSFTGFGNSTAKTKMRFEKLPSNLLAEKGWGLGLFLLAVILLVTLRKNYEKYLQSVFNSAANLQISEKLLRERNVLVKRTFFFLNAIFVVVMALYLYQAVKYLQGSNDSANFLFYLILQFSFILVLLLRIGAILLLGYLFDARPVYREYMHNTLILNKVLGIFLLPLVLALFYIQPALWEGVFFTATAIIALVLVYRYIRALQIIFKHKVFLLYSILYLCTLEILPVLVGIKIVVTQR